AAGTGGAAGTGCTGACCGACAAGTTGATGGGGCCGGTCGCATGCACGTTTGGACCGGATGGCAAACTCTACATCGGCCAACTGGGCAAAGAGTTCGACAAAAACGAAGGCGAGGTCATCGCCGTTTCGGGACTGAAGTAACGCACTTCAGTCTCCGTTGATTTGAAAATTTTAGACGCCGCGTTCCCCTTAGCTGACGCGGCGTTTTTTGGAGTTCTCGATCATGGCGACGGTGCATATTCCAGCTCAACTGCGCCCCATGACCGCAGGCGTCGAGCATCTTGAAATCGACGCCGCCAACGTTCGCCAACTGATCGAATCGCTAGAAACGCGATTTCCTGGCCTCCGAGTACGACTTTGCGACGGAGACCGCATTCGCTCTGGTTTGCAGGTCGCTATCGATGGCGCGCTATCCAACAAGGGATTCGACGCCCGGCTAGCAGCAAGCAGCGACGTCTATTTTTTGCCGGCCATCGGCGGGGGATAAAAGTCTTTAGGGGGCGTCGGTTTGCCGCAACGGTTCAATCACTCTTGCGATCAGAGGACCGTTCTCGATAAACTTCCACCAACTGAAACTCCCCGTGACGAGCTGACTCGGTATGCGTCTGAAATCTGAGGCCATCAAGAAACTGCGTAGCCGCCTGCTGAATGCGTGGTGGCGACAGTTCGGCGTCCCCGCGCCGACCGGCCGTTGTCTCGACTCGCCGATCGACTTTTGTTTGGAAGAACCGACACGCCAATCGTATCCCCGCCGCACAATGTGCGGCGCGACCGATCAAGTTGACCATGCGGTCGAATCGCTGATCTCGACCGGCTTGCTGAATGAAGCGGATCGCAATTGGAACGGTGAGTCGACGATCGACTATCCGCAAGGAGGAATCGCGCTGCTTGAACAGGGGAGCGTCATCAGCCGGCAAGGGGTTCTGTTGGCCCCCAAGCATGGCGTGCTGGAAAATCTGGGAGGCGGTTCGCTGGCTTCGATTTCCGGCGTTGGGACTAGCTTCACGCATCTCCCGCGTCCACGACGTATCGATGGCAACGTCTTGGTTATGACGCGCGGATTGGCCCAGCGCAATTACTATCACTGGACGTTCGAGATGCTGTCGCAATTGCGACTCGTCGAACAAGCAGGCGTCTCGTTTGACTATGTCGCCGCGCCCAAGCGACATGCGTTTGCATTGGAGTCGCTGCAGTTGCTCGGGATTGAGCGTTCGCAGATCTTGCCGATGGGCCGCTACACGCACATCCAGGCGACGCAGTTGATCGTTCCCAGCGTCGCTTGCTATTATCCGCAACCGGCCGGCGTCGACTACCTGCGAGAGAAGATGCAATTCCAATCATGGTCGCACTACGAGCATGACAAGCGAATAAAACTATACATCGCCAGGCGGCGGCACTCGTCGCGCCATATCGTGAACGACGCGGAACTCTTCGCCGCGCTGAAGCCGCTCGGATTTCGGCAGGTCTATTTGGAAGACTTGCCGCTAAAAAAACAGATACAACTATTTCAACAAGCCAGCGTCGTCGTTGGTCCGCACGGCGCTGGGCTCTCGAATCTTGTCTATTCGCGACCGGGAACTGCGATTTTTGAAATTACGCCGACCTGCCGCCCTCCCCTGTTTTTTCATTACCTTGCCGAAATCAACGCGCTGCGCTACGCCGTCTATTTTGGTCAACCGGTTGGTCAGCGCGGCGTGGACGCCAACATTCGGGTCGACGTCCCCCAAATGCGTCAGCAACTCACCAATTTCTTAGAACAAACGGACGGCGATTACTCGCAGGCCGCCGCATAGCGCGGTTTACTTTTCGGGCTGACTCATCGCTTTCCACAACCGCGGCGGAGAGATCGGCAACTGGGTCGCTCGTACTCCGGTCGCGTGAAAGATGGCGTCGGCAATCGCCCCCGGCGGAGGAACGATCGGCGTTTCGCCGACTCCACGGACGCCGAACGGATGATCTGGATTAGGAACTTCAACGATGATCGTGTCGATCATAGGCACATCCAAACAGGTCGGAATGCGATAGTCGAGCAGTGACGCGTTTCGCATTTTGTGGTCGTCGCCGTAGAAGTATTCTTCGTTCAGCGCCCACCCGATCCCCTGCACGGCTCCTCCTTGCATCTGGCCTTCGACATAGCTGGGATGAATTGCTTTGCCGGCGTCTTGGATCGCCGTGTAACGCAAGATCTTGACCTTCGCCGTATCGGGGTCTACTTCTACGTCGACGATATGGACGCCAAAGCCATTGCTCGGCCCTTCCGGCGAAACGGACGCGTGCCCAACGACCGGATCGCCGGTACCCGGCAGCTTTTCGGCCAACTGCTTGAAGGTCATTTGTTGGTCACGCCAACGGTAGAGGTCGCCGTCGACTTTCACTTCGGCCGGATCGCACTCCCACAAGAACGCCGCGCGGGCCGTCAATTGCTCCAGCAGATCGAGCCCCACTTTATGCGCCGCCATTCCGGTGGCGAAGGTGGTTCGACTGCCGCCGGTTACGTCGGTGTAGCCGATGCTGTCGGTATCGACCACCTTCGGCAGCACGTCGGCCGCGGGTATGCCGAGCGTCTCGGCCAATTGCATCGCGATCGAAGTCCGCGTACCGCCGATGTCGGTCGATCCTTCCAGCAGATTGACGGTGCCATCCGGATTGACCGATGCGGAGACGCTCGACTTCAAGCCGATATTGAACCAATAGCCAGCTGCGATACCGCGTCCTTGATTGGCGCCTTCTAAAGGAGAATTCCAATGCGACGAGTTCTGCGCCGCCTCCAAACACTCGAGATAACCAATCCGCGAATAGACCGGACCGTCGACACGGCGCGAACCTTCTTTGACCCCGTTGATCCGCCGGATTGCGATTGGGTCGATTTGCAATTGCTCGGCAAGTTCATTGAATGCGGACTCAAACGCAAACGCCGCTTGCGTCGCGCCTGGCGCTCGATAGGCCTGCGTCTTCGGCTTGTTGACGCAGACGTCGTAGCCGTCAACCACCGCATTGGGCAGTTCGACGCAGCTAAAGATGCACATTGCGCCGGGACCAATCACGCCGCCGGGGAACGCGCCCGACTCGTAGGCCAGATAGGCTTGACCGGCGGTCAACTTTCCATTTTTTGTCGCACCCAACTTGATCCGAATGTACGACGCCGGAGTCGGCCCCGTGCCTTCGAATACTTCGTCGCGCTGCATTGTCATTTTGACGGCGCGACCGCTCTTGCGGCTTAAGATCGCAGCGACCGGCTCTAAGTAGACGGCGATCTTGCCGCCAAAACCGCCCCCAATCTCGCACGGCGTGACCGTCACCTTCGAGATCGGCAGTTGCAGCAACTCGGCCGTTTGATGGCGAGCGGTGAACGAGCCTTGGGTCGAAGTCCAGATCTTTAGCTGGCCATCTTCATTCCAGAGCGCCGTGGAGACTTGCGGCTCGATGTAGCCTTGATGAACCGTCGCGGTTTCAAACTCTTTTTCCACGATCACATCCGCTGCTGCGAAACCGGCGGCAATATCGCCTGTCTCGAAATGGACGTGCCGGTCAATGTTGGTCGGCTCTTGGTTGGACTCGCCCAGCGTCTCGGTTTTCAAACCCGGGTGCAAGATCGGCGCGTCGGGCTTCATGGCTTCGAGCACCGACGTTACTGCCGGCAACAGTTCGTAGTCGACGCGAATCGCGGCAATCGCTTCTTCGGCGATATGGACATCTCGGGCAGCGACGGCGGCGATCGCGTGCCCTTTGTACAGCACTTTGTCGACGGCCAGGCAGTTCTCACTGAGATCCTTGAGTTGGACGGCGCCTTCCCCCAAGTCTGCGACTTTGTCGACCAGATCCGGCCAATCTTGGCCGGTTGCGATGGCGTAGACTCCCTCTATTTTTTCCGCAATCGACGTATCGATCAGCTTGATCCGCGCGTGCGCGTGCGGGCTACGCAGAACCTTGCCGAAGAGAGCGCCGGGAAGCTGAACATCGGCGCCGTAAAGGGCGCGGCCGGTCACCTTGTCGGCGCCATCATGTCGAATCGGTCGCGTGCCGATCACTTTGTACTTTTTGTCGCTGTAAGAAATTGGCGAAACGTCGCTCATGGATTCGCTCCTTCGGCAGCGGCTTGAACAGCGCGGACGATCTTGTCGTACCCGGTGCAGCGACAGAGGTTTCCGGCCAGCTGAAATCGAATCTCTTCTTCACTAGGATGCGGAACTCGATCCAACAGCGCCTTGGTGGTCATCAAAAAGCCAGGCGTGCAGATGCCGCACTGCAGCGCGGCGCCTTCCAGAAAGCATTGCTGCAGCGGTTGCAGTTTTCCGCCAGCGGCGATTCCTTCAACGGTTTCGATCTCGGCGCCTTCGGCCTCCAGCGCCAGCACCAGACAACTGACGACCGGTTCGCCGTTCAGCAGCACCGTGCAAGCTCCGCAGTTACCGTTGTTACAGCCTTCTTTGGCGCCGGTCAGTTGCAACGAATCCCGCAGCACCTCTAGCAAACTTTGCCGTGGCTCGCACGCAAATTCGCGAGGTTCGCCGTTGATCTTCGCCGTAATCAGCTTTTTCTTGGCCACGCTGTAACCTGTGGGGTTGGTCGTTCTATTTGTTCTTTGCTTGGGCGCGTTCGACGGCGATCGCCAGCGTTCGACGCGTCAGCACGCCGCACAAATGCTTGCGGTACTCGATCGTTCCACGCATGTCATCAATCGGACTAGCCGATTGCTCGGCCAGCGCGCCTGCTTTGACGAACAGTTCGTCGCTTGGCGACTGGCCGAGGAGCGCTTCCTCGGCTTTTGCGGCGCGAACTGCCGTCGTTGCGACAGCGCCCAATACGATCCGCGCCTTGCAAATGATCCCCTGTTCATCCAACTCTACAAAAGAGGCGGCGCTGGCGACGGCGATGTCCATTTCGTTACGCGGGATAAATCGTTGGTAAGCCGCTCCGCTTCGCGCTTCGGTCGGAGGAAAGATAATCGCGACCAGCAGATCGCCACGCGCCAGTACATTCTTGCCGACGCCGCTGCAAAACTCGGCGACCGGCATCTGCCGGCGTCCCTTGGGACCAGCGATCTCGGCGACGGCGTCATAAATGGCGAGCGGCGGAATCGAATCAGCCGCCGGAGACGCGTTGCAGAGATTACCGCCGACCGTGGCTCGTGATTGAATTTGCCAACCGCCGATGATTTTGGTCGCATCAACCAGTGCGGCGTACTTTTCCATGATCGCCGCTTCGCGATAGATGCGACTACAGGAAACGGCCGCGCCGAGAAAGAGTCCGCCATCGGCGGTCATCGCTAACTCATTTAATTCGGCGATTTTTTTGACGTCGACAACCAGCGTTGCACGGCGGCGACGTTCTCGTAACAAAACCAAAATATCGGTACCGCCGGCCATCACGACCGCTTTGTGGGCGGGGTCTGCGAGCAACTGGACCGCTTCGTTGGTGGAAATCGGCGCCGCGTAGTCGAAATCTTGCAAAAAAATCTCTCCTGACAGTCGTCGCCCCACAATCGAATGCTGGCATCGCAGGATCGCGGCGACTTGTATGGCGATCATTCTATCGCGAGCGAGAGCTCTTTCCAACGCAGCTAGGCCGTATCTCGCCTCAAAACCGATTGCTTGGGGCACGCGTTACGCCCTACAATGCAAATACCGACACTTCCTGTTACAAAAGGATTCCCCGTCATGGCTACGATTTCTCGTTCTAACTCCTCGACTTCGCCCGAAGTTCGCCATACGCAGTGCTTTATCGACGGCCAATGGGTGCCCGCGATGAGCGGCAATACCTTCGCCACGTTGAACCCGGCTACAGAGGAGGTGATCGCTGAAGTCGCCGAAGGGGACGCCGCCGATATTGACGTCGCCGTTCGCGCCGCTCGCAACGCCTTCGACAGCGGGCCTTGGCGAAAAATGGACGCCCGCGATCGCGGCGCGCTGATCTACCGTCTGGCCGAATTGATCGAACAAGAAAAAGAAGAGCTGGCCGCTCTCGAATCGCTTGATAACGGCAAACCGATTCGTGACGCGCTCGCCGCCGATCTGCCGCTGGTCGTCGACTGCTTGAAATACTACGCTGGCTGGGCCGACAAGATCCAAGGAGCGACCATTCCGATTCGCGGCGACTACTTTTGCTATACCCGCCGAGAACCGGTGGGCGTGGTCGGTCAGATCATTCCGTGGAACTTCCCGATGTTGATGACCGCCTGGAAATGGGGACCAGCGCTCGCCGCAGGCTGCACGATTGTGATGAAGCCGGCCGAACAAACGCCGCTCACCTGTTTGCGCATGGCGCAACTGGCGAAAGAGGCCGGCATCCCCGATGGCGTAATCAATGTGGTTCCCGGATTTGGTCCGACCGCCGGCGGTTCGCTAGTCAAACATCCCGGCGTCGACAAGATCGCTTTTACCGGTGAGCACATCACCGCTCAAACGATCATGAAGAACGCCGCCGACACGATGAAGCGGGTCACGTTTGAACTCGGCGGCAAGAGCCCAAACGTCATCTTCGCCGACGCCGATCTCGACGCCGCGATCGCTGGCGCCCACTTCGGGCTGTACTTTAACCAAGGCCAATGTTGCACCGCCGGCAGTCGCGTCTTTGTCGAAGATTCGATCTATGACGAATTCTGCGAACGGATGGCCGCGATGAACGTGGATCGCAAACTAGGAGACCCGCTCGATCCCGATACCGAGCAAGGCCCGCAGGTAGACCAACGGCAGATGGAAAAAATCTTGAGCTACGTCGATCTCGGCAAAAAACAGGGAGCTCGCCTGTTGAGCGGCGGCGCTCGACATGGCGACAAAGGCTTCTATGTGCAGCCGACCCTGTTTGCCGACGTGACCGACGATATGAAGATCGCGACCGACGAAATCTTTGGCCCGGTCATGTCAGTCCTGAAGTTCAAAGGCCAAAAAGACATCATCCAGCGAGCGAACAACACGTTCTATGGACTAGCCGCGGCCGTTTGGACCAACGACGTCAAAAAGGCGCACCGCTTCGCCGCCGATGTTCGCGCCGGAACCGTTTGGGTCAACTGCTACGACGTGTTTGACACGGCGGCGCCGTTTGGCGGCTTCAAAATGTCAGGTCTGGGACGCGAACTGGGCGCCGCGGGTCTTGACGGTTACCTGGAGAACAAGACCGTCACCGTCAATCTGGCCGACTGAGCAACCAAGTGGACGAAGGAAAACGGCCAACTCGACCGGATCGCGCGCCGACGCGATCCGGGACGAGATGGCACAGGCCAGTATGGGAGAACGCTAAGAGCACAAACCGTGCCAAGACGACGACGTTTTCCTGACGCGGCGAAAAAAGCGGGATACGTCGGAACAAGAACCTGAAAAACGACCAACATCGGTGACGACTGGTCGTTTTTTCGTGTCGCTTTGTTCGACATGCGCGTCGTTTAAATCGACGAAGAATCGAACTCTGATCGATTCGCTAGATATCATCCAACGAGCAGTCTTCCCGTTCTGCAAGAAACCCTGGCCGGGGCGCAAATCCGCCAAACGGCTCCACGAGCCGATTCTCGACGCTGTTATAAACGACAAACAGATTGGTCCGCGGCGTCGGACTGAGATTTCCGCCCGAGCCATGCATCGTGTTGCAGTCGAACATCAGCGCCGAACCGGGGCCTCCCTTGGGCGCTTTGATCGCTCCTTGATTGGTCAGAAACTCGATCGCCTGGCGACTGGGAACGCCAAACTCCTGTTTCTTCAGCGATACCTCATAATGGTTCTCAGGCGTTTCTCCGATACAACGAATGTAATAATGATGTGAGCCGCGGATCAACATCAACGGTCCGTTGAACTCGTGATTGTCGGTCAGGCTGATCGAAACGCTGATCGCACGGGTGCGCGGCATGCCATCTTCGACGTGCCAAGTTTCAAAGTCGGAGTGCCAAAAGAACTCTTTGCCGTGAAAAGCCGGCTTGTAGTTGATTCGCGATTGATGAATATAAACTTCGCTGCCCAGAATTTGTTCGACCTTGGAAACAATTCGCCGATCTAGGCAGATGCTGCGAAACAGTTCGTTGTCGCGATGGACGCGAAAAATCGTACGTACTTCGTTCCGCTGCGGTTCGGCGATCACTTCCGGCCGATCCTGATCGGCGCTCCGCCGCATCTTTTCAGCTTCGGCCAAGTACTGCACCGCTTCGCTCGAACTGAGTAGTTGCGGAAACGACAGATAGCCGTTGTCTGCGAAGTTGCTGATCTCGGAGTCGGGCAAAGTACCGCTTCGCCCTGGCCAGACAACCGGATCGATGCGCGGCGCGGCCTCCCAGATTTCTCCCATACGTGACGCATAGGGATCGTAGTGTGCTTGAATGACGTTCGACATTGGGTTTTCCTTCTCCAGTTGGATCATCCGATTGTCGGTTGCTGGTTCCTTTACGAAGTTGTGCTTGGTCGTACGACTACGACACGATGATGTCGTGGCTAATCTAAGATCGCCGGGTAGACGCCGTTTTCGTCGTGAACTTCAGTACCAACAACCGGCGGGTTGAAGACGCAGACCATCCGCATATCGACGTCGGCCGACAGCAAATGTTTGTCATTCTTGTCGAGCGCATAGACAGTGCCGGCTTCGATTTCAAAGACTTCGCCTGAGTCGACTAGCTGGACGCGTCCTTTGCCTTCGATGCAATAAACGGCCTCGAGATGATTCTGATAATGAATTGGGGTCGTCGTTCCGGCGCGAATAATCGTGTCGTGCAACGAAAAACCCATGCCATCCTTCTTGAGCAGCAAGCGACGACTGGTCCAATTATTCGAGATGACTTCCGCTTCGGTCCCGATGGTATCGTTTAATTTTTTGACGATCACTGTACAGTATCTCCGTGCAGCGCGCCGCAGAGTGCGACGCGCGTTGGTTAGTTAGAGTTGTTACGCGAGAGCATGAAGACGCTGCTGGACTAGCCGGCAGCGTCGCCTCATCGCTTTTTATTTAGCCAGAAACCTCGTCGGCGGCCGCCATCGATTGGGCCGGCTTCTTGGTCCGGGGACTACCCATGACTTCGCGAACCGAATCGACCAGGATCTTCAGACCGTTGTCGAGCGCATCTTCGGCGATCGTCAGCGGCGGCAATGTCTTGACCACTTCGTCGTTGGGACCGGCTGTTTCAATGATCAGCCCGCGTCCAAACGCCGCATGAGAAATCTTCGACGCGACATCTTCTTCATGGAACTGAATTCCCTGAATCAGACCGCGACCACGAACGTCGGCGCCATATGCTTCGGCCAGATCGAGCAATGTCGCTTTGATCTTCTTCGCTTTACGATTGACGGCCAGCGAGAGTTGATCGTCTTGCCAATAGTTACGCAACGCGGCGGTCGCCGTGACGAACGCCGGATTGTGTCCACGGAACGTTCCGTTATGCTCGCCCGGTTGAAACGCATCGAGTTCCGGCTTCATCAGCACGACGGCCAACGGCAACCCATAGCCGGAGAACGATTTGGATAAGCAAACAATGTCGGGCTTGATCCCCGCAAATTCAAAGCTGAAGAACGGACCGGTGCGACCGCAGCCGACCTGGATGTCATCCATAATCAGCAAAGCGCCCACTTTTTTGGCCAAAGCCGCCAATCGCTGCAGCCATTTTTTCGAAGCGACGTTGACGCCGCCTTCGGCTTGCACCGTTTCGACAATGAAGGCCGCCGGCGGTTCGATGCCGCTGCTGTTGTCGCTCAGATAGCTTTCGATCAGCGAGATCGTATCGGTATCGGCGTCAAAGTAATCGCAAAACGGCATGTGAGACGCGTCCGACAGCGCGACGCCGGCGCCGGCGCGTTTGCCCGAGTTGCCGGTCATCGCCAGAGAGCCGAGGGTCATGCCGTGGAAGCCGTTGGTGAAGGCGATCACATTGGCGCGACCGGTCACTTTTCGGGCCAGTTTCAGCGCCGATTCAACGGCGTTGGTGCCGGTCGGTCCGGGAAACATCACCTTGTAATCAAGTCCACGCGGAGCAAGCAGCACATCCTGCATCGCTTGCAGCAAATCGCGTTTAGCGGCCGTCGACATATCCAGTGCGTGCGTCACTCCGTCCGCCGAAAGATACTCGAGCAGGGCCGACTTGATCACGTCATTGTTGTGACCATAGTTGAGCGAACCTGCGCCCGCGAAAAAGTCGATAAAGGAGCGGCCTTGTTCGTCAAATAGCAGGTGATCTTTTGCGCGAGTAAAGATCGTCGGGAACGAGCGGCAATAACTGCGCACGTTTGATTCCATTCGCTGGAAAATATTCATTCTGTCTCCTAAATAGGGCCAACGCGGACGAGCTCTTCCGCTTCATGACCTGAAGCGCCAAAGTCCGCGGATTCAAAACGTCGCGAGTATTCGATCACTGCTCCCAACCGGGACGCTAGCGACGCAAACAGACGGCGCGACGGAACATTTGATGGGGTAATCGTTGCTTCGATAAACTGCACCGCTTCTCCCTGCTCTACCAAATACAGCAGCAACTGCTTGGCCAGTCCCATGCCGCGCGCTGGAGGCGCGACAAGCACTTGCCATACAAACAGGGATTGGGGACGCGTCGGAGGGCGGAAACCCGTGGCGAAACCGACGATCTCACCGTTCAGTTCCGCAACGACGCACGAATCGGCGAACTCGGTCGCCTGAAGCAAATAGAGATAACAGGAATTGGTATCAAGCGTTTCGTCAGCGCACACCAATCGCCACAACGACTGAGCGTCCCGTTTTTCGGGACGACGCAGACGAACGGACTCCCTGTCGTTTTCCGCCGGGGGGGAAGTCTCGGTCATCGCATGAAGTAGTGTGAACGTTTCCTGTTTGCCGTGGATGGTTAATCCGACGCTTGCCATTGCCTAAAGGTGAGTTCGCCTATCGAAGGCGATCGAGTCACCCTAACACGATCGAGATTTGGTTTCAACGCAGACACCCCGAGAAACTGGCTCAGGACCGTATTTGCCGCAGTAATTCACGCTTTTGCGCTGTTTTTATATGTTGAGTTAACATTTGCGAAACTTTTCCCGCCAAAGTTGTTTAAATAGAAGATGTCGTTCACCCCTCATGGAACAGGAAAGAGACGATATGCTTCGACAGACATCAACGTACGCTGGCGCACTTCTTTTAGGGGGATTGCTAGTTCTCCTCCGTTATCACTCGGCTGCGGCGGAACCCGCACCGGCCACAGTAGAAGGAGTCATTACCTATCAAGGCGAACCGGTTTCGAACGCATTTGTCACGTTCAAATGCCGTGGAATGTCAGAATCACTTTATGGCCAGACCGACAAACAAGGTCGCTACGAACTCTATTCGCGCATGGAGCACGAATTGCCGATTGGCAAATACGCCGTGACGATTGTCAAACGCACGACACAGGAAGATCGCGCAAATCGAAAAGGTGGTTGCCGAAATTCACGGCGGCGCAATCGCCATTCGCATCGTGTCGTCGATTTGCTTCCTGAGCACTATGGCGATGGCCCTACCTCCGGTCTGATCGCCGTGATTGAACCGGGTGACAACGTCTTTGATTTCATGTTGTCAGACGTCGCGCCGAAGAGCAACGCAAGTGACGTCGCCAGCGGACGAACTGCCAAGCTTTCGCTGAATTGATCGACCTGTTTGGCAGGTACGGTTGAAGAGCGGGCGCGATCTGGTCTAAACTGACCCCCTTCATGCACGCCGCAATTGAGCGGCGTGCTCTCCTAGCGCTATTCAGTTAGCGTCGTCGCGTGCTGCTATGTCAGTGCGGTCGCCATCTCCTTTCCAAACTTGGAAGGAAGCGATGCCGCAAGCGAAAAATCAGATTACGCCGCTAGGCGTCGTGTTGGCGATTCTTTGGATCACAGTCATCGGGGCGATTGTGTGGCGAGTCTCACATCCGCCGCAGCCCAGTTCCGCCTTAGAGCGCATCCGCCGTACAGGCACCGTACGCATCGGCTTCGCCAACGAACCCCCTTACGGTTACTACGTCACGACGACCGGTCAGATCACCGGCGAAGCGCCCGAGATCGCGAAAGTGATCCTGCACCGCTTGGGCGCCAAGAAGATTGAACCGGTTGTGACCGAGTTTGGCGCACTGATCCCCGGCTTGAAAGCAGGCCGCTTTGATCTGATCGCCGCCGGCATGTATGTCACGCCGCAGCGCGCAAAGGAAATCGACTTCTCCAATCCCACCTATGCGATCGGCGAGGGTTTCATCGTTCGCGCCGGCAATCCGCTGAACCTGCATAGCTACCAAGATGTGGCGGGCAATCCGCAAGCGCGGATCGGCGTGATGGGAGGAAGCGTCGAGCATGGTTACGCTCAGCAACTTGGCGTACCGGAGGAGCGAATCGTCGTTTTTCCCGATTATCGCAGCGCGATCGATGGAATCACGGCCAATCGAATCGACGCGGCGGCGGCGACCATCCTGACGGTCAACGATTTGTTGGCGAAAGCTGACGATGACCGAATCGAGTCCGCCGAGCCATTTGAAAATCCAGTGATCGACGGCAAATCGATCTTGGGCTACGGCGCGTTCGGCTTCCAAAAACATGATGACGAATTGCGTCGTGCGTTCAATCAAGAGATCGCCGATTTCGTCGGCACGCCGGAACATTTGCAATTGATCGAACCGTTCGGGTTCGGCAAGTCGACGCTTCCCGGCGACATCACAACCGCCCAACTCATCGGTTCTGACGAACCATAACATCTGCG
The nucleotide sequence above comes from Blastopirellula sp. J2-11. Encoded proteins:
- the ectA gene encoding diaminobutyrate acetyltransferase, with translation MASVGLTIHGKQETFTLLHAMTETSPPAENDRESVRLRRPEKRDAQSLWRLVCADETLDTNSCYLYLLQATEFADSCVVAELNGEIVGFATGFRPPTRPQSLFVWQVLVAPPARGMGLAKQLLLYLVEQGEAVQFIEATITPSNVPSRRLFASLASRLGAVIEYSRRFESADFGASGHEAEELVRVGPI
- the ectB gene encoding diaminobutyrate--2-oxoglutarate transaminase → MNIFQRMESNVRSYCRSFPTIFTRAKDHLLFDEQGRSFIDFFAGAGSLNYGHNNDVIKSALLEYLSADGVTHALDMSTAAKRDLLQAMQDVLLAPRGLDYKVMFPGPTGTNAVESALKLARKVTGRANVIAFTNGFHGMTLGSLAMTGNSGKRAGAGVALSDASHMPFCDYFDADTDTISLIESYLSDNSSGIEPPAAFIVETVQAEGGVNVASKKWLQRLAALAKKVGALLIMDDIQVGCGRTGPFFSFEFAGIKPDIVCLSKSFSGYGLPLAVVLMKPELDAFQPGEHNGTFRGHNPAFVTATAALRNYWQDDQLSLAVNRKAKKIKATLLDLAEAYGADVRGRGLIQGIQFHEEDVASKISHAAFGRGLIIETAGPNDEVVKTLPPLTIAEDALDNGLKILVDSVREVMGSPRTKKPAQSMAAADEVSG
- the ehuB gene encoding ectoine/hydroxyectoine ABC transporter substrate-binding protein EhuB, which encodes MPQAKNQITPLGVVLAILWITVIGAIVWRVSHPPQPSSALERIRRTGTVRIGFANEPPYGYYVTTTGQITGEAPEIAKVILHRLGAKKIEPVVTEFGALIPGLKAGRFDLIAAGMYVTPQRAKEIDFSNPTYAIGEGFIVRAGNPLNLHSYQDVAGNPQARIGVMGGSVEHGYAQQLGVPEERIVVFPDYRSAIDGITANRIDAAAATILTVNDLLAKADDDRIESAEPFENPVIDGKSILGYGAFGFQKHDDELRRAFNQEIADFVGTPEHLQLIEPFGFGKSTLPGDITTAQLIGSDEP
- a CDS encoding carboxypeptidase-like regulatory domain-containing protein; the protein is MLRQTSTYAGALLLGGLLVLLRYHSAAAEPAPATVEGVITYQGEPVSNAFVTFKCRGMSESLYGQTDKQGRYELYSRMEHELPIGKYAVTIVKRTTQEDRANRKGGCRNSRRRNRHSHRVVDLLPEHYGDGPTSGLIAVIEPGDNVFDFMLSDVAPKSNASDVASGRTAKLSLN